GAGCCTCTTTATAAAACTGTCAGCATTTTATTTCTATGTGTTCATTTTCTTTACACCTTGATGAGTAAAAGGAGGCAGCATAAGGGAGCAAGTTTGTTAAGTTATAAAGTTCATCAAGTCATCAAGTCATAAAGTCCATAAAGTCATAAAGTTCGTAAAGTTATAAAGTTCATAAAGTTATAAAGTTCATAAAGTTATAAAGTTATAAAGTTCATAAAGTCATAAAGTTCATAAAGTTCATTAAGTTCATTAAGTTCATAAAGTTCGTTAAGTTATCCGGTTGAAAGGGGTGCGGTATTCCCATTTTCGAATGGGAGATTTTTCTGGTGCCGGTATGCATGTACTGCACTACAAAAGCCTGCCTTGACTTTGTAAACTTTGAGCAGTAAATTTAAAAAAGGACAAAAATTTAATTCAGGGTGACTGATGAACAGCATTGATATTATTATACTCGGTATTGTACTATTTTTTGGTATTAAGGGGTTTTTCAGAGGTATAATCATTGAAGTTTTCACTCTCGGGTCTCTTTTAATCGGATATTTTGCTGCAGTTCGTGAGATGAGTATTATGGCAGGAGTTTTAAAACATTACATCCATCTTCCTGACCTGTTAAGTAATGTTTTGGGGTTTTTAATAATTTATAGTATCATCATAATTTTATTAAGGTGGGTCGGCCTGGCTTTAAAACAGTTTTTCCGCTGGTCCTTTTTGGGCTGGCTTGACAGAGGAGGCGGTGTTTTATTCGGGGCATTCAAGGGCGCATTGATTGCAAGTTTGCTGCTGCTTCTGGAATCTGTCCTGCCGTTGGGAGATAGTTTACAAAAGGAACAAAAGGAATCCCGTTTTTTTGAACCGATAAGAGCGGTTGCACCCTGGGTTTTTAATACTTCAAAAGGATTGGTTCCCGGTGCAAAGGATTTTTACGACGAAATAAAAGAGGGGCTGGAAGAAAAATCCAAAAAAGTA
This bacterium DNA region includes the following protein-coding sequences:
- a CDS encoding CvpA family protein, encoding MNSIDIIILGIVLFFGIKGFFRGIIIEVFTLGSLLIGYFAAVREMSIMAGVLKHYIHLPDLLSNVLGFLIIYSIIIILLRWVGLALKQFFRWSFLGWLDRGGGVLFGAFKGALIASLLLLLESVLPLGDSLQKEQKESRFFEPIRAVAPWVFNTSKGLVPGAKDFYDEIKEGLEEKSKKVIDDMINSKISSIEQEVKKRVGNE